Proteins encoded by one window of Pelmatolapia mariae isolate MD_Pm_ZW linkage group LG14, Pm_UMD_F_2, whole genome shotgun sequence:
- the LOC134640781 gene encoding olfactory receptor 7A42-like: protein MSLQNASTKLTHFIIGGFDTVKRPVAVGVVMLIIYLLAVTGSLVNIIIIISDKQLHKPMYLLICNLAVVDILYTSSSTPTMMGVLLAGVNTISYVECLIQMCVFQLGATMELFSLTIMAFDRLIAIIYPLRYHSYLTNARIMVLTYILWFVASNIAAVSSTIVVPLPHCTLRLRYTFCDYAAVLRTTCVDPEKYFNQGAIVSFFLLFFTFTFICLSYCVILIFVKLASNNDRMKMGSTLVSHLICVICLYCPFFILAILTRFGVVLTLEERQGLSIGIILGPSLVNPFVYCLRTKEIKNKIFKILSKVNIAR from the coding sequence ATGTCTTTACAGAATGCTTCAACCAAACTAACACATTTTATTATAGGTGGGTTTGACACAGTCAAAAGGCCTGTAGCAGTTGGTGTGGttatgctgataatttatttactaGCTGTTACTGGCAGTTTGGTcaatatcatcatcattatttctGACAAGCAGTTACATAAACCAATGTATCTTCTGATTTGCAATCTTGCTGTTGTTGACATACTGTATACATCTAGTTCCACTCCAACAATGATGGGGGTTCTACTTGCTGGTGTTAATACCATATCATATGTGGAGTGTTTAattcaaatgtgtgttttccagCTGGGAGCAACAATGGAGTTGTTTTCTTTAACAATTATGGCATTTGATCGATTAATAGCTATAATTTATCCTCTTCGGTACCATAGTTATTTAACAAATGCACGTATAATGGTACTTACATACATTCTGTGGTTTGTTGCCTCTAATATAGCGGCTGTTTCATCTACAATCGTTGTCCCTCTCCCTCACTGCACCTTGAGGCTTAGGTACACTTTCTGTGACTATGCTGCTGTATTACGAACCACTTGTGTTGACCCAGAGAAATATTTCAATCAAGGTGCCATTGTAtcattttttctgttatttttcacattCACTTTCATTTGTCTTTCATACTGTGTGATCTTGATTTTTGTGAAATTAGCATCAAATAATGACAGAATGAAAATGGGAAGCACTCTTGTGAGTCACCTGATTTGTGTAATATGTTTATACTGTCCATTTTTTATCCTTGCTATTTTGACCAGGTTTGGTGTGGTATTAACTCTTGAAGAACGCCAAGGTTTATCAATTGGCATCATCCTCGGTCCATCTCTTGTAAATCCTTTTGTGTATTGTCTTAGgacaaaggaaataaaaaataagatttttaaGATACTTAGTAAGGTTAACATAGCTCGTTAG
- the LOC134640686 gene encoding olfactory receptor 2T5-like encodes MSLQNASIKLTYFIIGGFDTVKRPVAVGVVMLITYLLAVTGSLINILFIVSDKQLHKPMYLLICNLAVVDILYTSSSTPTMIRVLLAGVNTISYVECLIQMCVFQLGATMELFSLTIMAFDRLIAIIYPLRYHSYLTNARIMVLTYILWFVASNIAAVSSTIVVPLPHCTLRLRYTFCDYAAVLRTTCVDPEKYFNQGAIVSFFLLFFTFTFICLSYCVILFFVKLSSNNDRKKLGSTLVSHLICVVCLYCPLFFIVILTRFGVVLTLEERQGLLIGTILGPSLVNPFVYCLRTKEIKNKIFKILRKVNIAG; translated from the coding sequence ATGTCTTTACAGAATGCTTCAATCAAACTAACTTATTTTATTATAGGTGGCTTTGACACAGTCAAAAGGCCTGTAGCAGTTGGTGTGGTTATGCTGATAACTTATTTACTAGCTGTTACTGGCAGTTTGATCAATATCCTCTTCATTGTTTCTGATAAGCAGTTACATAAACCAATGTATCTTCTGATTTGCAATCTTGCTGTTGTTGACATACTGTATACCTCTAGTTCCACTCCAACAATGATCCGGGTTCTACTTGCTGGTGTTAATACCATATCATATGTGGAGTGTTTAattcaaatgtgtgttttccagCTGGGAGCAACAATGGAGTTGTTTTCTTTAACAATTATGGCATTTGATCGATTAATAGCTATAATTTATCCTCTTCGGTACCATAGTTATTTAACAAATGCACGTATAATGGTACTTACATACATTCTGTGGTTTGTTGCCTCTAATATAGCGGCTGTTTCATCTACAATCGTTGTCCCTCTCCCTCACTGCACCTTGAGGCTTAGGTACACTTTCTGTGACTATGCTGCTGTATTACGAACCACTTGTGTTGACCCAGAGAAATATTTCAATCAAGGTGCCATTGTAtcattttttctgttatttttcacattCACTTTCATTTGTCTTTCATATTGTGTGATCTTGTTTTTTGTGAAATTATCATCAAATAATGACAGAAAGAAATTGGGAAGCACTCTTGTGAGTCACCTGATTTGTGTAGTATGTTTATACTGTcctctgtttttcattgttatttTGACCAGGTTTGGTGTGGTATTGACTCTTGAAGAACGGCAGGGTTTATTAATTGGCACCATCCTCGGTCCATCTCTTGTAAATCCTTTTGTGTATTGTCTTAGGACGaaggaaattaaaaataagatttttAAGATACTTAGAAAGGTTAACATAGCTGGTTAG
- the LOC134640687 gene encoding olfactory receptor 6N1-like → MSLQNASINVTHFIIGGFDTVIRPEAIGVVMLIIYLLVVIANTVNILFIVFDKRLHKPMYLLVCNLAVVDIMYTSSASPTMIGVLLAGVNTISYVECIIQMFVFHLGAVMERLALAIMAFDRLIAIICPFQYHSYLTNTRIVFLTYILWVAGSGFAALAPAVLVRLPHCYSRLKYTFCDYAAVLRTTCVDPNYYLNLGAIILFFILFFTFIFICLSYCGILIFVKLSNNDKKKMGGTLLSHLICVTCHYCPAFIIIVLTRLGVALSLEERQGLLIGTILGPSLVNPFVYSLRTTEIKTKIFRILKKKSGMYS, encoded by the coding sequence ATGTCTTTACAGAATGCTTCGATCAATGTAACACACTTTATTATAGGTGGTTTTGACACAGTTATAAGGCCGGAGGCAATTGGTGTGGTTATGCTGATAATCTATCTACTAGTTGTTATTGCCAATACAGTAAATATCCTCTTCATTGTTTTTGACAAGAGATTACATAAACCAATGTATCTTCTGGTTTGCAACCTTGCTGTTGTTGATATAATGTACACTTCAAGTGCCAGTCCAACAATGATTGGGGTTCTACTTGCAGGTGTTAATACCATATCCTATGTGGAGTGCATAATTcaaatgtttgttttccacTTGGGAGCTGTGATGGAGAGGCTTGCTTTAGCAATTATGGCATTTGATAGATTAATTGCTATAATTTGTCCTTTTCAGTACCACAGTTATTTAACAAACACACGTATTGTTTTTCTTACATACATCCTGTGGGTTGCTGGTAGTGGTTTTGCAGCTCTTGCCCCCGCAGTGCTAGTTCGTCTCCCTCACTGCTACTCAAGACTGAAGTACACTTTCTGTGACTATGCTGCTGTGCTACGAACCACTTGTGTTGACCCAAATTACTATTTAAATTTAGGTgctattatattattttttattttattcttcactttcattttcatttgccTCTCATATTGTGGGATCTTGATTTTTGTCAAATTATCaaataatgacaaaaagaaaatgggGGGCACTCTTTTGAGTCACTTAATTTGTGTGACATGTCATTACTGTCCTGCATTTATAATCATTGTCTTAACCAGATTAGGCGTTGCATTATCTCTTGAAGAACGTCAGGGTTTACTTATTGGGACCATCCTCGGCCCATCTCTTGTTAATCCTTTTGTGTACAGTCTAAGGACAACTGAAATCAAAACTAAGATCTTtaggatattaaaaaaaaagtctggcaTGTATAGCTAG